In Campylobacter vulpis, a genomic segment contains:
- a CDS encoding DMT family transporter produces the protein MGVFLVVLGGIFWAVSGVLAEYLFENHYSVEWVSFYRLFFTGILLIIISLRHFERQIFTQKSTLMSLLIYAAFGLLLTQYGYFKAIFYTDAGTATMIQYSAPLIIMLFLCFKEKILPKKLEIIALTFILSALFLIATGGNLSDFQINFWGLFWALGGAFGVAFYSLCARHIIEKYGIFLLMGWASLIASGILFILLLGKIPFYPFELKAYLAMAGIIFIGTIGAFCLYLKGVEYIGALRASMIACIEPVAAAFMSYFFLKTQYSFLELFAFSLIIISVFLNAMKRKPKID, from the coding sequence ATGGGCGTTTTTCTTGTCGTTTTGGGAGGGATTTTTTGGGCTGTAAGTGGGGTGTTGGCGGAATATCTTTTTGAAAATCATTATAGCGTTGAGTGGGTGAGTTTTTACCGCCTTTTTTTCACGGGAATTTTGCTAATTATCATAAGTTTAAGACATTTTGAACGACAAATTTTCACGCAAAAAAGCACCTTAATGTCTCTTTTAATCTACGCTGCTTTTGGACTTTTGCTAACACAATATGGCTATTTTAAGGCGATTTTTTACACAGACGCTGGCACGGCTACGATGATACAATATAGCGCTCCTTTAATCATTATGCTTTTTCTTTGCTTCAAAGAGAAAATTCTACCTAAAAAGCTTGAAATTATAGCTCTAACTTTCATCTTAAGTGCGCTCTTTTTAATCGCCACAGGAGGAAATTTAAGTGATTTTCAAATCAATTTTTGGGGACTTTTTTGGGCTTTAGGTGGAGCTTTTGGAGTGGCATTTTACTCACTTTGTGCAAGACATATCATAGAAAAATATGGCATTTTTTTACTGATGGGCTGGGCAAGTTTGATAGCTAGTGGAATTTTATTTATTTTACTCCTTGGCAAAATTCCTTTTTATCCTTTTGAGTTAAAAGCTTATTTGGCAATGGCTGGGATTATTTTCATAGGCACGATAGGAGCATTTTGTCTTTATTTAAAAGGAGTTGAGTATATCGGTGCTTTAAGAGCGAGTATGATAGCTTGCATTGAGCCTGTGGCAGCAGCTTTTATGTCATATTTTTTCCTTAAAACGCAGTATAGTTTTTTGGAACTTTTCGCCTTTAGTCTCATTATTATTAGTGTCTTTTTAAATGCAATGAAAAGAAAACCAAAAATTGACTAA
- the aroB gene encoding 3-dehydroquinate synthase, which translates to MQVEVKVKNPYKVFINEGLNLNFKGKVAILTNPKIAGLHLKNLLEKIECEELFIISVKDGEEYKNLSTIEEILNQMCNSKLDRKSLLISFGGGVISDMGGFAASIYQRGIKFINIPTTLLACVDAAVGGKTGVNNHFGKNLIGTFYQPKAVYCESAFLRTLGQRELSAGLAEFIKMAIIFDANLLDFIEKIDAKNFLKAQCEDEIFIKIIAKSVELKAKIVSKDEKESGVRMLLNYGHTFAHIIENETHYKSYLHGEAVAIGMNMANHLSYELGLLSKEECERIKNLLQKFALPTYYKIENIHEFYQAFFLDKKSANHKIRFILPAPLGKGIIKEDVPKSILLKSLEHFI; encoded by the coding sequence ATGCAGGTAGAAGTAAAAGTCAAAAATCCCTACAAAGTCTTTATTAATGAGGGTTTGAATTTAAATTTTAAAGGTAAAGTTGCCATTTTAACTAACCCAAAAATCGCAGGACTTCATCTTAAAAACTTACTGGAGAAAATCGAGTGCGAGGAGCTTTTTATCATCAGCGTTAAGGACGGGGAGGAGTATAAAAATTTAAGCACAATAGAAGAAATTTTAAACCAAATGTGTAATTCTAAGCTTGATAGAAAAAGCCTTTTAATTAGCTTTGGCGGAGGAGTGATAAGCGATATGGGGGGCTTTGCGGCTAGCATTTATCAAAGAGGCATTAAATTTATAAATATCCCTACCACACTTTTAGCCTGCGTGGATGCGGCTGTGGGAGGGAAAACTGGGGTTAATAATCATTTTGGTAAAAATCTCATTGGTACTTTTTATCAACCTAAGGCTGTATATTGTGAAAGTGCATTTTTAAGGACTTTGGGACAAAGGGAGCTTAGTGCGGGCTTAGCTGAATTTATTAAAATGGCAATTATTTTTGATGCAAACTTGCTTGATTTTATAGAAAAAATTGACGCAAAAAATTTCCTAAAAGCACAATGTGAAGATGAAATTTTTATAAAAATCATCGCAAAAAGTGTCGAACTAAAAGCTAAGATTGTCTCTAAAGATGAGAAAGAAAGCGGAGTTAGAATGCTGCTTAATTACGGACACACTTTTGCCCACATCATAGAAAATGAGACGCATTATAAAAGCTATTTGCACGGAGAAGCCGTAGCCATAGGTATGAATATGGCAAATCATTTAAGCTACGAACTAGGACTTTTAAGCAAGGAAGAATGTGAAAGAATTAAGAATCTTTTGCAAAAATTCGCCCTACCTACATATTATAAAATTGAAAATATCCACGAGTTTTATCAGGCTTTTTTCCTAGATAAAAAAAGTGCAAATCACAAAATCCGCTTTATCCTACCCGCACCGCTTGGAAAGGGCATCATCAAAGAAGATGTCCCTAAATCAATCCTTTTAAAAAGCTTGGAGCATTTTATATGA
- a CDS encoding mechanosensitive ion channel domain-containing protein — protein sequence MKKILFLAFFAIFSFAELNTSLILESKAKINTLNTIIDASIYNIRYDNFIKYQQISDELILLREELNKEHLSYEQKDATQSKIANLEEQLKLLKDYKNLNFTQNLNINENVEVLPKLTNPLAIIGAFSHIKKLKDEKDEHILKMKEFENLVLKIKEKNAELKELVKLDNSKENLNALKESNKKLSEFENALQFAQVSFSVYEKKIEDEITRVNAEIKVQTLRAVNILIAIILVIIASFCLKLIAKKYIKDNERYYTATKIINFINLNLILLILLFAYIENITYLVTILGFASAGLAIAMKDMFMSMLGWCVIIFGGSMRVGDRIKVIQNDITYIGDIIDISFLRITIYETLTLETYMKNRRSGRIIFIPNNYVFTHLIANYTHHGMKTVLDGIDITLSFDSNLEKAKDIMEQIIIKQAKPYTELAKKAMRKLQNEYSIKNPKVEPKIYIFFEHWGIRLSAWYMTNAYAALNLRSTISKELITELMKHEDIKIAYPSQNLYLDKRQNAIPKELLRDFNA from the coding sequence ATGAAAAAAATCCTTTTCTTAGCTTTTTTTGCCATATTTTCTTTTGCAGAGCTTAATACAAGCTTAATTTTAGAAAGTAAGGCTAAAATCAATACACTAAATACCATTATCGATGCTAGTATTTATAATATACGCTATGATAATTTCATCAAATATCAACAAATTAGCGATGAGCTTATACTCTTAAGAGAGGAGCTAAATAAAGAGCATTTAAGCTACGAGCAAAAAGACGCAACGCAGAGTAAAATCGCAAATTTAGAAGAGCAACTCAAACTTTTAAAAGATTATAAAAATCTTAACTTTACGCAAAATTTAAATATCAATGAAAATGTCGAAGTTCTCCCAAAGCTTACCAATCCTCTTGCCATCATCGGTGCTTTTTCTCATATCAAAAAATTAAAAGACGAAAAAGATGAGCATATTTTAAAAATGAAAGAATTTGAAAATTTGGTTTTAAAGATTAAGGAAAAAAATGCCGAACTTAAAGAGCTTGTAAAACTAGATAATAGCAAAGAAAATTTAAACGCTCTTAAAGAATCAAATAAAAAATTGAGCGAATTTGAAAATGCTCTGCAATTTGCACAAGTGTCCTTTTCTGTGTATGAGAAAAAAATTGAAGATGAAATCACGCGTGTAAATGCCGAGATTAAAGTGCAAACGCTAAGAGCGGTTAATATCCTTATCGCCATTATCTTAGTTATCATCGCCTCTTTTTGTTTGAAATTGATTGCTAAAAAATATATTAAAGATAATGAACGCTACTACACCGCAACTAAAATTATCAATTTTATCAATCTCAACCTTATCCTTTTAATCCTCCTTTTTGCCTATATCGAAAACATCACTTATCTTGTTACCATACTTGGCTTTGCCTCTGCTGGACTTGCCATCGCTATGAAAGATATGTTTATGTCTATGCTTGGGTGGTGCGTGATAATTTTTGGCGGGAGTATGAGAGTGGGAGACCGCATTAAAGTGATACAAAATGACATTACTTATATAGGAGACATTATTGACATTTCTTTTTTACGTATTACCATTTATGAGACCCTGACCCTAGAAACTTATATGAAAAATCGCCGCAGTGGGCGGATTATCTTTATCCCAAATAATTATGTTTTCACGCATTTAATCGCAAATTATACCCATCACGGAATGAAAACCGTGCTAGATGGCATTGACATAACCTTAAGTTTTGATTCTAATTTAGAAAAGGCTAAGGACATTATGGAGCAAATCATCATTAAACAAGCCAAACCCTACACTGAACTGGCTAAAAAAGCAATGCGTAAATTACAAAATGAATATAGCATTAAAAATCCTAAGGTTGAGCCTAAAATTTACATCTTTTTTGAACACTGGGGCATAAGACTTTCTGCTTGGTATATGACAAATGCTTATGCAGCACTGAATCTAAGAAGCACGATTAGCAAAGAGCTTATTACGGAGCTAATGAAGCACGAGGACATTAAAATCGCCTATCCTAGTCAAAATCTTTATTTAGATAAAAGGCAAAATGCTATACCAAAAGAGCTTTTAAGGGATTTTAATGCGTAA
- the mtaB gene encoding tRNA (N(6)-L-threonylcarbamoyladenosine(37)-C(2))-methylthiotransferase MtaB produces MRKIFLKTFGCRTNIYDSELIKGYIKDFKLTNDEKEADIVIINSCTVTNGADSGLKTYINNLKKNNIKVILTGCAAVSKGKELLDNGAIFGVLGASNKAKINELLKEKKRFYELGDLNFIDKDIVKNYENHTKAFVKIQEGCDFNCSYCIIPSVRGKSRSIKESDLLEQIKILIQNGYTEIVLTGTNIGSYGLKDGTTLGKLLQKMMQISGLKRIRLGSLEPAQIDESFMEILDEKLLERHLHIALQHTSETMLRIMRRRSHTKDDLKLFQTLSSKGFALGTDFIVGHPGESEELWQEALKHFMDFKLTHIHAFIFSPRNNTHSATLKNTIKGDLAKERLNTLKAIVQKNNFEFRKANKIKLEVLVESEKNGFYEGYDQFFNKMKIVSQKDLSKMWLNVENYEIKEEFNETRIE; encoded by the coding sequence ATGCGTAAAATTTTTTTAAAAACTTTTGGTTGCAGGACAAATATTTATGATAGTGAGCTGATAAAGGGCTATATTAAAGACTTTAAACTGACAAATGATGAAAAAGAGGCAGACATTGTCATTATTAATTCTTGCACAGTTACAAATGGTGCTGATAGTGGCTTAAAGACTTACATTAACAATCTTAAGAAAAATAATATTAAGGTCATTTTAACAGGCTGTGCAGCAGTGAGTAAGGGCAAGGAACTTTTAGATAATGGGGCGATTTTTGGCGTTTTGGGTGCGTCAAATAAAGCTAAAATCAATGAATTGTTAAAAGAAAAAAAGCGTTTTTATGAACTTGGGGACTTAAATTTCATTGATAAGGACATTGTTAAAAACTATGAAAATCACACAAAAGCCTTTGTGAAAATTCAAGAAGGCTGCGATTTTAACTGCTCTTATTGCATTATACCTAGCGTAAGAGGCAAATCAAGAAGTATAAAAGAAAGTGATTTATTAGAGCAGATTAAAATCTTAATACAAAATGGCTACACAGAAATCGTCCTTACAGGCACAAATATAGGCTCTTACGGCTTAAAAGACGGCACGACCTTAGGCAAACTTTTGCAAAAAATGATGCAAATTTCAGGGCTAAAACGCATTCGTTTAGGCAGTTTAGAACCTGCACAAATTGACGAAAGTTTTATGGAAATTTTAGATGAAAAATTACTTGAAAGACATCTTCATATCGCCTTACAACACACCAGCGAAACAATGCTACGCATTATGAGACGCAGAAGCCATACAAAAGATGACTTAAAGCTTTTTCAAACCCTTTCTTCAAAGGGCTTTGCTTTAGGAACAGATTTTATCGTAGGACACCCCGGAGAAAGCGAGGAGCTGTGGCAAGAGGCTTTAAAGCATTTTATGGATTTTAAACTCACTCATATTCACGCTTTCATCTTTTCGCCAAGAAATAATACCCACTCCGCCACTCTTAAAAACACCATCAAAGGCGACCTTGCAAAAGAAAGGCTTAACACCCTTAAAGCCATAGTGCAAAAAAATAATTTTGAATTCAGAAAGGCAAATAAAATCAAGCTTGAAGTGCTAGTAGAAAGCGAGAAAAACGGCTTTTATGAGGGCTATGACCAATTTTTTAATAAAATGAAAATTGTAAGTCAAAAAGATCTAAGTAAAATGTGGCTAAATGTCGAAAATTACGAAATCAAAGAGGAATTTAACGAAACGAGGATAGAATGA
- a CDS encoding ATP-dependent metallopeptidase FtsH/Yme1/Tma family protein, with translation MKNNKIILFSFGILCVLLAIVYFKNEPKFIDEALYKSLLEQKLIQEAIINKDEILLKAAGEHYVIIKEGVDIKELLANVPVEIKKDYSAWIIFVFLVFLLALLISFNLFRRKKEGQKFPINHAPASPLQEPLSSIKPVISSITFDDVAGVSEVKMELNELVDFLKNPQKYKKFGVKMPKGVLMIGPPGVGKTLIAKAVAGEACVPFFYQSGSSFVEIYVGMGAKRVRELFSKAKMMAPSIIFIDEIDAVGKARNELSNGERDSTLNQLLTQMDGFEDNSGVIVIAATNKIELMDEALLRSGRFDRRIFLSLPDFKDRFKILEIYMKNKKNQVDLEKIAKLSVGFSGAGLETLVNEAAINALRRGSEVVEDSDFYAVLNKVLLGKRKILNLSEKEKQIQAHYQAAKALCAYYFDVKFDKITLIEDRFKEYEANIKSKSELLNKIKTHLAGFMAMQLLYNESYTNSQQDFIKIKELVDFMLGFNMIEEKNLEREKSEVKEFLKTRKELVANLAKLLLEKESLTYEDVKKISL, from the coding sequence ATGAAAAATAACAAAATCATACTTTTTTCTTTTGGGATTTTATGCGTGCTTTTAGCCATAGTGTATTTTAAAAACGAACCCAAATTTATCGATGAAGCACTCTACAAAAGCCTTTTGGAACAAAAGCTTATCCAAGAAGCCATTATTAATAAAGATGAAATTTTACTCAAAGCCGCAGGAGAGCATTATGTCATCATCAAAGAAGGTGTAGATATTAAAGAGCTTTTAGCAAATGTGCCCGTGGAAATCAAAAAAGATTATAGTGCTTGGATTATTTTTGTCTTTTTGGTTTTTTTATTAGCCTTGCTGATTAGCTTTAATTTGTTTCGCCGCAAAAAAGAAGGGCAAAAATTCCCCATAAACCACGCCCCAGCCTCCCCTCTACAAGAGCCACTTAGCTCCATAAAACCTGTGATTTCTAGCATTACTTTTGACGATGTTGCAGGGGTAAGTGAAGTGAAAATGGAGCTTAACGAGTTGGTTGATTTTCTTAAAAATCCTCAAAAATACAAAAAATTTGGTGTCAAAATGCCAAAAGGCGTTTTAATGATAGGACCGCCAGGAGTGGGTAAAACCCTCATTGCAAAAGCTGTGGCGGGTGAGGCTTGTGTGCCTTTTTTTTATCAATCAGGCTCAAGCTTTGTCGAAATTTATGTAGGAATGGGCGCAAAAAGAGTGAGGGAGCTTTTTTCCAAGGCTAAAATGATGGCGCCAAGTATCATTTTTATCGATGAGATTGATGCGGTGGGTAAGGCTAGAAATGAGCTTTCAAACGGAGAAAGAGATAGCACACTTAATCAACTCTTAACCCAAATGGACGGCTTTGAGGATAATAGCGGAGTCATCGTCATCGCCGCAACGAATAAAATCGAACTCATGGACGAAGCATTGCTGCGTTCAGGACGCTTTGATAGACGCATTTTTCTTTCCTTGCCTGATTTCAAAGACCGCTTTAAAATTCTAGAAATTTATATGAAAAATAAAAAAAATCAAGTTGATTTAGAAAAAATAGCCAAATTAAGCGTAGGTTTTAGCGGTGCTGGACTTGAAACCCTTGTCAATGAAGCTGCGATTAACGCATTAAGGCGTGGGAGTGAAGTGGTGGAAGATAGCGACTTTTATGCGGTTTTAAATAAAGTGCTTTTAGGCAAAAGAAAAATCCTTAATTTAAGCGAAAAAGAAAAGCAAATTCAAGCACATTATCAAGCGGCAAAGGCTTTGTGTGCGTATTATTTTGATGTGAAATTTGATAAAATCACGCTCATTGAGGACCGCTTTAAAGAATATGAGGCTAATATCAAATCAAAATCCGAGCTTTTAAATAAAATCAAAACTCACCTTGCAGGTTTTATGGCTATGCAACTTTTATATAATGAAAGCTACACAAATTCACAGCAAGACTTTATCAAAATCAAGGAACTAGTGGATTTTATGCTAGGTTTTAATATGATAGAAGAAAAAAATTTGGAAAGAGAAAAAAGCGAAGTTAAAGAATTTTTAAAAACGCGAAAAGAACTCGTTGCAAATTTGGCTAAACTTTTACTAGAAAAAGAAAGTTTAACCTACGAAGATGTGAAAAAAATAAGTCTATAA
- the thiD gene encoding bifunctional hydroxymethylpyrimidine kinase/phosphomethylpyrimidine kinase encodes MKAKGSELIPILTIAGSDCSGGAGVQADLKTFSAHKLFGMSVILSVVAENTARVISVHNVPTRCVEEQFEAVFEDIPPKAVKIGMIGSKELMLCVRENLERFKPENVVIDPVMFAKNGFALMPSECCEFFKENILQFADILTPNIPEAEFLSGFTIQNEEEMIRAAKFLHTKGAKAVLIKGGHRSENANDVFFDGKQIHILKGERIETKNTHGTGCTLSSAIASNLALGKTELESVKDAKEYVRGAIDYSLNLGKGCGPTNHFWAFNA; translated from the coding sequence ATGAAAGCAAAAGGAAGTGAGTTAATCCCTATTTTAACCATAGCTGGAAGCGATTGTAGTGGGGGCGCTGGTGTGCAAGCGGATTTAAAAACCTTTAGCGCACATAAGCTTTTTGGTATGAGTGTGATTTTAAGTGTGGTTGCGGAAAACACCGCAAGGGTAATTAGTGTGCATAATGTGCCAACTAGGTGCGTTGAAGAGCAGTTTGAAGCAGTGTTTGAGGATATCCCTCCTAAGGCTGTTAAAATCGGTATGATAGGAAGTAAGGAGCTAATGCTTTGTGTAAGGGAGAATTTAGAGCGTTTTAAGCCTGAAAATGTCGTCATTGACCCCGTGATGTTTGCTAAAAATGGCTTTGCCCTAATGCCTAGTGAGTGTTGTGAATTTTTTAAGGAAAATATCTTACAATTTGCCGATATACTTACTCCAAATATCCCAGAAGCAGAGTTTTTAAGCGGTTTTACAATTCAAAATGAAGAAGAGATGATAAGGGCAGCCAAATTCCTTCACACTAAAGGTGCAAAAGCTGTTTTAATCAAGGGCGGACATAGAAGTGAAAATGCTAACGATGTTTTTTTTGACGGGAAACAAATTCACATCTTAAAAGGCGAACGCATAGAGACAAAAAACACGCACGGCACAGGCTGCACCTTAAGCTCTGCCATTGCCTCAAATTTAGCACTAGGTAAAACAGAGCTTGAAAGTGTAAAAGATGCGAAAGAATATGTAAGAGGGGCGATTGATTATAGCTTAAATTTAGGTAAAGGTTGCGGACCGACAAATCATTTTTGGGCTTTTAATGCTTGA
- the thiE gene encoding thiamine phosphate synthase — translation MLDLSLYLVASRGNLSDESFLNVLESAINGGVSIIQLREKNLNARDFFTLGLKVKTLCQQYQIPLIINDRIDLALALDADGVHLGQEDLPSQIARKILGKDKIIGLSLKSLKQLESIEGADYLGCGAIKKTPTKKSSVLSLENLRVICENSPLSVVAIGGIDEEVVKELKGIKLSGVAVVRAIMEAQNPTLAAKKLKKAVCENLSLK, via the coding sequence ATGCTTGATTTAAGCTTATATCTTGTCGCAAGTCGTGGGAATTTAAGCGATGAAAGCTTTTTAAATGTGCTTGAAAGTGCGATAAATGGGGGAGTGAGCATTATACAACTTAGAGAAAAGAACTTAAATGCAAGAGATTTTTTCACGCTTGGCTTAAAGGTTAAAACACTCTGCCAACAATACCAAATCCCCCTCATCATCAACGATAGAATCGACCTTGCTCTAGCCTTAGATGCTGATGGGGTGCATTTAGGGCAAGAGGATTTACCCTCACAAATCGCAAGAAAAATTCTAGGAAAAGATAAAATCATAGGCTTAAGTCTTAAAAGCTTAAAACAGCTTGAAAGCATTGAGGGAGCAGATTATTTAGGCTGTGGAGCGATTAAAAAAACGCCAACTAAAAAAAGCAGTGTTTTAAGCCTTGAAAATTTGCGTGTAATTTGTGAAAACTCGCCTCTAAGTGTCGTAGCAATCGGTGGCATTGATGAGGAGGTTGTTAAAGAATTAAAAGGCATAAAACTAAGTGGAGTAGCGGTGGTAAGGGCTATTATGGAGGCACAAAATCCTACTTTAGCTGCGAAAAAACTAAAAAAGGCTGTGTGTGAAAATCTATCTCTTAAATGA
- a CDS encoding uroporphyrinogen-III synthase, whose amino-acid sequence MKIYLLNEAKFEGVENLILNEIKFFDFNVNLKDFNALILTSKNALKALEKAKIELDFTLQIYAVGEKTAKEAKKLGFTKIKIPSLAYGKTLFDEFKEELKGRKCLYLRGKNIASRLNEDLRNYGVKLKELIVYENVFKPCKIELKQPAIFIFSSPLSALNFLKSYKAHPKDVFITIGLSTAKALKDFKCHLAKEPTIKACVDLARLYKTSLQQD is encoded by the coding sequence GTGAAAATCTATCTCTTAAATGAAGCGAAATTTGAGGGAGTGGAAAACCTTATTTTAAATGAAATAAAATTTTTCGATTTTAATGTCAATTTAAAAGATTTTAATGCTCTTATCCTAACATCTAAAAACGCCCTCAAAGCTCTAGAAAAAGCTAAGATTGAGCTTGATTTTACCTTGCAAATTTATGCTGTGGGAGAAAAAACAGCAAAAGAGGCAAAAAAACTCGGCTTCACAAAGATAAAAATTCCATCACTTGCCTATGGAAAAACGCTTTTTGATGAATTTAAAGAGGAATTAAAAGGGCGAAAATGCCTTTATCTTAGGGGTAAAAATATCGCCTCAAGGCTCAATGAAGATTTACGAAACTACGGAGTAAAACTAAAAGAGCTAATCGTTTATGAAAATGTCTTTAAGCCTTGCAAAATAGAACTTAAACAACCTGCCATTTTTATTTTTAGTTCTCCGCTTAGTGCCTTAAATTTTTTAAAATCTTACAAAGCACACCCCAAAGATGTCTTCATCACCATAGGACTAAGCACAGCAAAAGCACTTAAGGACTTTAAGTGTCATCTTGCAAAAGAGCCGACAATTAAGGCTTGTGTTGATTTAGCTAGACTTTATAAAACTTCACTCCAGCAAGATTAA
- a CDS encoding radical SAM protein, which yields MIIFGPVNSRRFGLSLGVDLSGAKKQCNFDCVYCELEAAKPMKEQENVLSVEEILAKLRAVLKKSVKFDVLTLTANGEPSLYPHLKELILELKKLASDKKILILSNGTAVLDEEKIQALMLCDIVKFSLDSANEKTFYKIDRALKEIHLSTMIEKMAEFRAKFSGALVMEILVVKGLNDKEEEFVLLNEALAKIKPLRVDLSSIDRPPAYAVSGVDELRLFELSRLINAAPVFIAKKKSDVKLSFSKEELLATLRLRPQSEFDVECFDAKSKENLKNLLEKGQVKTLNLAGVKFYKV from the coding sequence ATGATCATTTTTGGACCTGTGAATTCTAGGCGTTTTGGACTTTCTTTGGGGGTGGATTTAAGCGGAGCAAAAAAGCAGTGTAACTTTGACTGCGTGTATTGTGAGCTTGAAGCGGCAAAGCCTATGAAAGAGCAAGAGAACGTTTTGAGTGTGGAGGAAATTTTAGCCAAGTTACGAGCTGTTTTAAAAAAAAGCGTGAAATTTGATGTTTTAACTCTAACTGCTAATGGTGAGCCTAGTCTTTATCCACACTTAAAAGAGTTAATTTTAGAGCTTAAAAAGCTTGCTAGTGATAAAAAAATTCTCATCTTAAGCAACGGCACAGCAGTTTTAGATGAGGAAAAAATACAAGCTTTAATGCTGTGTGATATTGTAAAATTTAGTCTTGATAGTGCCAATGAAAAAACCTTTTATAAGATAGATAGAGCCTTAAAAGAGATACATTTAAGCACGATGATAGAAAAAATGGCGGAATTTAGGGCTAAGTTTAGCGGTGCTTTGGTGATGGAAATTTTAGTGGTTAAGGGGCTTAATGATAAGGAGGAGGAATTTGTCTTACTTAATGAAGCTTTAGCAAAAATTAAGCCTTTAAGAGTGGATTTAAGTAGCATAGATAGACCTCCTGCTTATGCGGTGAGCGGGGTTGATGAGCTTAGGCTTTTTGAGTTAAGTCGGTTGATTAATGCCGCACCTGTTTTTATAGCGAAAAAGAAGTCAGATGTGAAACTTAGCTTTAGCAAAGAAGAGCTTTTAGCAACCTTGCGTTTGCGTCCTCAAAGTGAATTTGATGTGGAGTGTTTTGATGCAAAAAGTAAGGAAAATTTAAAAAATCTCCTTGAAAAAGGACAGGTAAAAACCCTTAATCTTGCTGGAGTGAAGTTTTATAAAGTCTAG
- the hemE gene encoding uroporphyrinogen decarboxylase, producing the protein MIFIDACFKRQTPYTPVWMMRQAGRYLSEYMAVRKSAGDFLSLCKDYKKASEVSLQPVDILGVDAAIIFSDILVVPLEMGLELRFEKGEGPVFSTPLQNKEDLDKLDDLSAVKKLHYVYDALSLTREKLPKDKALIGFCGSAWTIATYMIEGRGSKNYAKCKKMLYQNPELLHQILRTLNEVLKLYLEEQIKAGANAVQIFDSWAGALEEEAFFEFSFSYMRELSAYLKRKYPHIPVIVFPKGVSGYLDRIDGEFDVFGVDWSTPLDLARDKLSHKFTLQGNMEPCRLYDKNAIKKGVEEILQTMQGKAHIFNLGHGILPDIPVENAKYFIKLVQESSKK; encoded by the coding sequence ATGATTTTTATCGATGCGTGTTTTAAGAGACAAACGCCCTATACTCCTGTGTGGATGATGCGTCAAGCGGGGCGGTATTTGAGCGAATATATGGCAGTTAGAAAGAGTGCGGGGGATTTTCTCTCACTTTGTAAGGATTATAAAAAGGCTAGTGAAGTGAGCTTACAGCCTGTGGATATTTTGGGCGTGGATGCGGCGATTATTTTTTCTGATATTTTGGTCGTGCCTTTAGAAATGGGACTTGAGCTGCGTTTTGAAAAAGGCGAGGGACCTGTTTTTAGCACTCCACTCCAAAATAAAGAAGATTTAGATAAACTTGATGATTTAAGTGCGGTTAAAAAGCTTCATTATGTCTATGACGCTCTTTCTTTGACAAGGGAAAAACTCCCAAAAGATAAGGCTTTGATAGGATTTTGCGGGAGTGCTTGGACGATAGCTACTTATATGATAGAGGGTAGGGGGAGTAAAAATTATGCAAAATGCAAAAAAATGCTTTATCAAAATCCTGAGCTTTTACATCAAATTTTAAGAACATTAAATGAAGTGTTAAAGCTGTATTTAGAGGAGCAAATTAAAGCTGGAGCAAATGCGGTGCAGATTTTTGATAGCTGGGCTGGGGCTTTAGAGGAGGAGGCGTTTTTTGAATTTTCTTTTTCTTATATGCGTGAGCTTAGTGCGTATCTTAAGCGAAAATATCCGCATATCCCTGTAATAGTTTTTCCAAAAGGTGTGAGCGGGTATTTGGATAGAATTGATGGGGAATTTGATGTGTTTGGAGTGGATTGGAGCACCCCACTTGATTTAGCTAGAGATAAACTTTCTCATAAATTTACCCTGCAAGGTAATATGGAGCCTTGTAGGCTTTATGATAAAAATGCCATAAAAAAGGGCGTGGAGGAGATTTTACAAACAATGCAAGGCAAGGCACATATTTTTAATCTAGGTCATGGAATTCTCCCTGATATCCCTGTGGAAAATGCGAAATATTTTATCAAGCTTGTGCAAGAAAGCTCTAAAAAATGA